In Acidimicrobiia bacterium, the genomic window TAATGACGAGTTGGGTGATCTCGCTATAAACTTCAACATCATGACGAGGAAACTGCTCGACTTGACAAGCAGTCTGGAGCAGAAGAACCAGGAGGTCGCAGAGAGAAACAGCCAACTCGAATTGCTTAACAAGAAACTGGGGCAGTCCAACGAGGAGTTGGAGCGTTTCGCGTCGGTGGCAGCCCATGATCTCCAAGAACCGTTACGCAAGATCCTGGCGTTCGGGGACAGATTGGCGACCAACGCATCAGACCGTCTCGACGACAGAGACCAGATGTACATCGAGAGGATGAGAGACGCTGCCGCTAGAATGCGGGTCCTCATAGATGACCTACTCCAGGTGTCGCGAGTCACCAGCCGGGGCCAACCGTACGAGCCGGTCGACCTCGCCGAGGTCCTCTCGAAGGTAGCCGACGATCTGGAGAACCAAATCAACGAGAGCGGCGCCATTCTCGAAGTTGGAGACCTTCCGACAGTCATGGCGGACCCGTCGCAAATGCACCGTCTTTTTCAGAATCTGATCAGCAACGCGATCAAGTTCCGAAAGCCGGATCAGTCACCGGTGATTCGTGTATCGGAGACGCAGAATGCCGTGCCGAGTCATCAGAACGGCGAGGCGACCATAACAGTGCAGGACAACGGGATCGGCTTCGACCAGGAATACGGTGAAAGAATCTTCAGGATATTCGAACGCCTGAACGCACGTTCGGACTACGAAGGTACCGGCATCGGACTCGCCGTCTGCCGAAAGATCGTCAGTCGCCATCACGGCGCGATCAGCGCTCAGGGAACGCCCGGTCATGGAGCAATTTTCACGGTTTCGCTCCCTAGAAACGCAGCCACCAATAGCGGAGAAGCCACATGAACGATCGAAAACGCCCACTCACCATCCTGATGGCCGACGACGATGCCGACGATCGCCAGCTCGCCGAAGAGGCTCTCCGGGAAGCCAGATTCGCCAACGATCTGAAATTCGTTCGCGACGGCCGCGATCTCCTCGACTATCTGACCAGGACCAATGGGTATACCAAGGAGAATGCCCCCAAACCCGGACTCATCTTGCTTGACCTCAACATGCCACGTATGGACGGTCGCGAAGCCCTCACCGCTATCAAAGCCGAA contains:
- a CDS encoding HAMP domain-containing protein, which translates into the protein MQKILSDAVFADSRSVFMQVRDLQGAVVASTLGDASLSDASDDFVMQGRAEIVAGLIVSDSHNRLLHVAAGPVILDGNLLGVVVVAEDTAPLVDLVSDYTGLGETGETILGRRSSNGAVFLTPLRFDSDSALSRTADAISASPMLPAVAGQESLLSDGVDYRGEQVFAATRYVAAADWGVVVKIDAAEVYAPLDDYLLGAGLALLVVGVAAALGSWLVARPIAESVRNVSEASAAIAAGDWSRRVPAGRNDELGDLAINFNIMTRKLLDLTSSLEQKNQEVAERNSQLELLNKKLGQSNEELERFASVAAHDLQEPLRKILAFGDRLATNASDRLDDRDQMYIERMRDAAARMRVLIDDLLQVSRVTSRGQPYEPVDLAEVLSKVADDLENQINESGAILEVGDLPTVMADPSQMHRLFQNLISNAIKFRKPDQSPVIRVSETQNAVPSHQNGEATITVQDNGIGFDQEYGERIFRIFERLNARSDYEGTGIGLAVCRKIVSRHHGAISAQGTPGHGAIFTVSLPRNAATNSGEAT
- a CDS encoding response regulator, giving the protein MNDRKRPLTILMADDDADDRQLAEEALREARFANDLKFVRDGRDLLDYLTRTNGYTKENAPKPGLILLDLNMPRMDGREALTAIKAEPDLQSIPVVVLTTSKADEDIVQSYELGAASYIPKPVTFMGLVDAMKILGRYWFELVAVPDQDSR